Proteins co-encoded in one Paraburkholderia terrae genomic window:
- a CDS encoding DUF3683 domain-containing protein has product MNAPQVFDPHGAAATVAADAEPRLREIPYNYTSFSDREIVIRLLGDEAWAALDELRAERRTGRSARMLYEVLGDIWVVRRNPYLQDDLLDNPKRRALLIEALNHRLTEIEKRRRADLVEHGDDAGVDRAARVETLVAAARRAVDAFAGEFEKMADLRRRSTKVLGRQTQKDNIRFDGLARVSHVTDATDWRVEYPFVVLTPDTEAEIAGLIKACFELGLTVIPRGGGTGYTGGAVPLTPFSAVINTEKLEQLGAVELTELPGVAHKVPTIFSGAGVVTRRVTEAAEQAGYVFAVDPTSLDASCIGGNVAMNAGGKKAVLWGTALDNLAWWRMVDPEGNWLEVTRLDHNLGKIHDIPVARFELKWFDGEYAPGEKLLRTEMLDIEGRRFRKEGLGKDVTDKFLAGLPGIQKEGCDGLITSARWVLHKMPAHTRTVCLEFFGQAREAIPSIVEIKDYLFETSKQGGAILAGLEHLDERYLRAVGYATKSKRNAFPKMVLIGDIVGDDADAVATATSEVIRMANGKSGEGFVAVSAEARKRFWLDRSRTAAIAKHTNAFKINEDVVIPLNRMGEYTDGIERINIELSIKNKLQLIDALEAFFKSGKLPLGKSDDANEIPSAELLEDRVQQALELLGHVKKRWEFLRDKLDLSLREAQHYLVGLGYAGLAEKFADRVDDQPDANVFHIVQDRTVRVSWKQEIRAELRQIFNGGEFKPILDEAQAIHKKVLRGRVFVALHMHAGDGNVHTNIPVNSDNYEMLQDAHHAVARIMKLARSLDGVISGEHGIGITKLEFLTEEEIGEFRAYKQRVDPHGRFNKGKLLEGADLRNAYTPSFGLMGYESLIMQQSDIGAIADSVKDCLRCGKCKPVCATHVPRANLLYSPRNKILATSLLVEAFLYEEQTRRGVSIKHWDEFNDVADHCTVCHKCVTPCPVKIDFGDVTMNMRNLLRKMGKKKFNAGNAAGMFFLNATNPQTINLARTAMMGVGYKAQRLGNDVLKKFAKKQTAHPPATTGKPPVVEQVIHFVNKKMPGNLPKKTARALLDIEDNKIVPIIRNPKATTVDSEAVFYFPGCGSERLFSQVGLATQAMLWEAGVQTVLPPGYLCCGYPQRGSGQFDKAEQIVTDNRVLFHRVANTLNYLDIKTVVVSCGTCYDQLAGYEFEKIFPGCRIIDIHEFLLEKGIKLEGVKGTRYMYHDPCHTPIKTMDPVKLVNELMGAEKNDGYKIEKNDRCCGESGTLAVTRPDISTQVRFRKEEEIRKGAAKLRGIPVVADAGANAQPGSVLKAGDGPQPNGGNGANGANGAATDVKILTSCPSCLQGLSRYNEDANIEADYIVVEIARHVLGENWMADYVQRANNGGIERVLV; this is encoded by the coding sequence ATGAACGCACCTCAAGTTTTCGATCCGCACGGCGCCGCCGCCACCGTTGCCGCCGACGCCGAACCGCGTCTGCGCGAAATCCCATACAACTACACGTCGTTCTCCGACCGCGAAATCGTCATCCGTCTGCTCGGCGACGAAGCGTGGGCCGCCCTCGACGAACTGCGCGCGGAACGCCGCACGGGCCGCTCGGCGCGCATGCTGTACGAAGTGCTCGGCGACATCTGGGTCGTGCGCCGCAATCCTTACCTGCAGGACGACCTGCTCGACAACCCGAAGCGTCGCGCGCTGTTGATCGAAGCGCTGAATCACCGTCTGACCGAAATCGAAAAACGCCGCCGCGCCGACCTCGTCGAACATGGCGACGACGCGGGCGTCGATCGCGCGGCGCGTGTCGAAACGCTGGTCGCCGCCGCGCGCCGCGCCGTCGATGCCTTCGCGGGCGAGTTCGAAAAGATGGCCGACCTGCGCCGCCGCTCGACCAAAGTGCTGGGCCGCCAGACGCAGAAGGACAACATCCGCTTCGACGGCCTCGCGCGCGTCTCGCATGTCACGGACGCAACCGACTGGCGCGTCGAATATCCGTTTGTCGTGCTGACGCCGGACACGGAAGCCGAAATCGCCGGTCTGATCAAGGCGTGTTTCGAACTCGGCCTGACCGTCATTCCGCGCGGGGGCGGCACGGGCTACACGGGCGGCGCGGTGCCGCTTACGCCGTTTTCGGCCGTCATCAACACCGAGAAGCTCGAACAACTCGGCGCGGTCGAATTAACCGAATTGCCCGGCGTCGCGCACAAGGTGCCGACGATCTTCTCCGGCGCAGGCGTCGTCACGCGCCGCGTGACGGAAGCGGCCGAACAGGCGGGCTATGTGTTCGCCGTCGATCCGACGTCGCTGGACGCATCGTGCATCGGCGGTAACGTCGCGATGAACGCGGGTGGCAAAAAGGCCGTGCTGTGGGGCACGGCGCTCGACAACCTCGCGTGGTGGCGCATGGTTGACCCGGAAGGGAACTGGCTCGAAGTCACGCGCCTCGATCACAACCTCGGCAAGATTCACGACATTCCCGTCGCGCGCTTCGAACTGAAGTGGTTCGACGGCGAATACGCGCCGGGCGAAAAGTTGCTGCGCACGGAAATGCTCGACATCGAAGGCCGGCGCTTTCGCAAGGAAGGTCTCGGCAAGGACGTGACGGATAAATTCCTCGCCGGCCTGCCGGGCATCCAGAAGGAAGGCTGCGACGGCCTGATCACGTCCGCGCGCTGGGTGCTGCACAAGATGCCCGCGCACACGCGCACCGTTTGCCTCGAGTTCTTCGGCCAGGCGCGCGAAGCGATTCCGAGCATCGTCGAAATCAAGGACTATCTGTTCGAAACGTCGAAGCAGGGCGGGGCGATTCTCGCGGGCCTCGAACACCTCGACGAGCGTTATCTGCGCGCGGTCGGCTACGCGACCAAGAGCAAGCGCAACGCGTTTCCGAAGATGGTGCTGATCGGTGACATCGTCGGCGACGATGCCGACGCGGTTGCAACGGCGACGTCGGAAGTGATCCGCATGGCCAACGGCAAGAGCGGCGAAGGTTTTGTCGCCGTCAGCGCCGAGGCGCGCAAGCGCTTCTGGCTCGACCGCAGCCGCACGGCCGCGATCGCGAAGCACACCAACGCGTTCAAGATCAACGAAGACGTCGTGATTCCGCTCAATCGCATGGGCGAATACACGGACGGCATCGAGCGCATCAACATCGAACTGTCGATCAAGAACAAGCTGCAACTGATCGACGCGCTCGAAGCGTTCTTCAAGAGCGGCAAGCTGCCACTCGGCAAGAGCGACGACGCGAATGAAATTCCGAGCGCCGAGTTGCTCGAAGACCGCGTGCAGCAGGCGCTCGAACTGCTCGGCCACGTGAAGAAGCGCTGGGAATTCCTGCGCGACAAGCTCGATTTGTCGTTGCGTGAAGCGCAGCACTATCTGGTGGGACTCGGCTATGCGGGGCTCGCGGAGAAATTCGCGGACCGCGTCGACGATCAGCCGGACGCGAACGTGTTCCATATCGTCCAGGACCGCACGGTGCGCGTGTCGTGGAAGCAGGAAATCCGCGCGGAACTGCGCCAGATTTTCAACGGCGGCGAGTTCAAGCCGATCCTCGACGAGGCGCAGGCTATTCATAAAAAGGTGCTGCGCGGCCGCGTGTTCGTCGCGCTCCACATGCACGCGGGCGACGGCAACGTTCATACGAACATCCCCGTCAACTCCGACAACTACGAGATGCTGCAGGACGCGCATCACGCGGTGGCACGCATCATGAAGCTCGCGCGTTCGCTGGATGGCGTGATTTCCGGCGAGCACGGCATCGGCATCACGAAGCTCGAATTCCTGACGGAAGAAGAGATCGGCGAATTCCGCGCGTACAAGCAGCGCGTGGATCCGCATGGCCGCTTCAACAAGGGCAAGCTGCTTGAAGGCGCGGATCTGCGCAACGCGTACACGCCTTCTTTCGGGCTGATGGGGTATGAATCGCTGATCATGCAGCAGTCCGACATCGGCGCGATCGCCGATTCGGTGAAGGACTGTCTGCGCTGCGGCAAGTGCAAGCCCGTCTGCGCGACGCACGTGCCGCGCGCGAACCTGCTGTACAGCCCGCGCAACAAGATTCTCGCTACGTCGCTGCTGGTCGAGGCGTTCCTGTATGAGGAGCAGACGCGCCGTGGCGTGTCGATCAAGCATTGGGACGAGTTCAACGATGTCGCCGATCACTGCACCGTTTGCCACAAGTGCGTGACGCCGTGCCCGGTGAAGATCGACTTTGGCGACGTCACGATGAACATGCGCAACCTGCTGCGCAAGATGGGCAAGAAGAAGTTCAACGCGGGCAACGCGGCGGGCATGTTCTTCCTCAACGCGACCAATCCGCAGACCATCAATCTCGCGCGCACCGCGATGATGGGCGTCGGCTACAAGGCGCAGCGCCTCGGCAACGACGTGCTGAAGAAGTTCGCCAAGAAGCAGACGGCGCATCCGCCCGCGACGACGGGCAAGCCGCCCGTGGTCGAGCAGGTGATCCACTTCGTCAACAAGAAGATGCCGGGCAACCTGCCGAAGAAAACGGCCCGCGCACTGCTCGATATCGAGGACAACAAGATCGTCCCGATCATCCGCAACCCGAAGGCGACGACGGTCGATTCGGAAGCAGTGTTCTACTTTCCCGGTTGCGGTTCCGAGCGCCTGTTCTCGCAGGTCGGTCTCGCGACGCAGGCGATGCTATGGGAAGCGGGCGTGCAGACGGTGTTGCCGCCGGGTTATCTGTGCTGCGGCTATCCGCAGCGCGGCTCGGGCCAGTTCGACAAGGCCGAGCAGATCGTCACGGACAACCGCGTGCTGTTCCACCGTGTCGCGAACACGCTGAACTATCTCGACATCAAGACGGTGGTGGTGTCGTGCGGCACGTGTTACGACCAGCTGGCTGGCTACGAATTCGAGAAGATCTTCCCGGGCTGCCGGATCATCGACATCCACGAATTCCTGCTGGAAAAGGGCATCAAGCTCGAGGGCGTGAAGGGCACGCGCTACATGTACCACGACCCGTGCCACACGCCGATCAAGACGATGGACCCGGTCAAGTTGGTCAACGAACTGATGGGTGCCGAGAAGAACGACGGCTACAAGATCGAGAAGAACGATCGTTGCTGTGGCGAGTCGGGCACGCTGGCTGTGACGCGTCCGGATATTTCGACGCAGGTGCGCTTCCGCAAGGAAGAGGAAATCCGCAAGGGCGCGGCGAAGTTGCGCGGCATTCCCGTTGTCGCCGATGCGGGCGCGAACGCGCAGCCGGGTTCGGTGCTGAAGGCGGGTGACGGCCCGCAACCGAACGGCGGGAACGGCGCCAACGGTGCAAACGGCGCAGCGACCGACGTCAAGATCCTGACGAGCTGCCCGTCCTGTCTGCAAGGCCTGTCGCGCTACAACGAAGACGCGAATATCGAAGCGGACTACATCGTTGTCGAAATCGCGCGACACGTGCTCGGCGAGAACTGGATGGCCGACTATGTGCAGCGTGCGAACAATGGCGGAATCGAGCGCGTGCTGGTCTAA
- a CDS encoding HIT family protein: MDCIFCREDGGDVLWQDDTLRVVLADEHDYPGFCRVIWNRHVAEFSDLGDGERDRVMRVVYAVERAIRRILQPVKVNLASLGNQVPHVHWHVIPRFSNDAHFPLPIWAPRQRTVSEAMLSQRRAQATLLREAVRGEIEHALA, translated from the coding sequence ATGGACTGTATCTTCTGCCGTGAAGACGGTGGCGATGTACTGTGGCAGGACGACACGCTGCGTGTCGTCCTCGCCGACGAACATGACTACCCCGGTTTTTGCCGCGTGATCTGGAACAGGCACGTCGCCGAGTTCTCCGATCTGGGCGACGGCGAGCGCGACCGCGTGATGCGCGTGGTGTATGCCGTCGAGCGCGCAATCCGGCGCATCCTGCAACCCGTCAAGGTGAATCTGGCGAGTCTCGGCAACCAGGTGCCGCACGTACACTGGCATGTGATCCCGCGGTTCTCCAACGACGCGCATTTCCCGCTGCCCATCTGGGCGCCGCGCCAGCGCACCGTTTCCGAGGCGATGCTGTCGCAGCGCCGCGCGCAGGCCACATTGCTGCGCGAAGCGGTACGCGGCGAAATCGAACACGCTCTCGCCTGA
- the ilvA gene encoding threonine ammonia-lyase, biosynthetic: MASHDYLKKILTARVYDVARETELEHARNLSARLRNPIYLKREDNQPVFSFKLRGAYNKMAHIPADALARGVITASAGNHAQGVALSAARMGVKAIIVVPVTTPQVKVDAVRTHGGPTVEVVQSGESFSDAYAHAVKLQEQHGLTFVHPFDDEYVIAGQGTVAMEVLSQHQAPIHAIFVPIGGGGLAAGIAAYVKSVRPEIKVIGVQTDDSCAMAQSLKAGKRVTLNEVGLFSDGTAVKLVGEETFRLCQEYLDEVLTVDTDALCAAIKDVFQDTRSVLEPAGSLAVAGAKQYAEREGIENQTLIAITSGANMNFDRMRFVAERAEVGEAREAVFAVTIPEERGSFKRFCELVGTRSVTEFNYRIADSASAHIFVGVQIRNRSESAQIAGAFEAHNFATVDLTGDELSKQHIRYMVGGRSPLAHDERLFRFEFPERPGALMKFLSSMAPNWNISLFHYRNQGADYSSILVGIQVPSAEDSEFARFLATLGYPYWEETLNPVYQLFLG; encoded by the coding sequence ATGGCTTCCCACGACTACCTGAAGAAAATCCTCACCGCCCGCGTCTACGACGTCGCGCGTGAGACCGAACTCGAACATGCGCGGAATCTGTCCGCACGGCTGCGCAACCCGATTTACCTGAAGCGCGAAGACAATCAGCCCGTCTTCTCGTTCAAGCTGCGCGGCGCCTACAACAAGATGGCGCACATTCCCGCCGACGCCCTCGCGCGCGGCGTGATTACGGCTTCGGCGGGCAACCATGCGCAAGGCGTGGCGTTGTCGGCGGCACGGATGGGCGTGAAGGCGATCATCGTCGTTCCCGTGACGACGCCGCAGGTGAAAGTCGATGCCGTGCGCACACATGGCGGCCCGACCGTCGAAGTCGTGCAGTCGGGCGAATCGTTCAGCGACGCCTACGCGCACGCGGTCAAGCTGCAGGAGCAACACGGCCTGACCTTCGTCCATCCGTTCGACGACGAATACGTGATCGCCGGCCAGGGCACGGTCGCGATGGAAGTGCTGAGCCAGCATCAGGCGCCCATTCACGCGATCTTCGTGCCCATCGGCGGCGGCGGTCTCGCGGCGGGTATCGCGGCGTACGTGAAGTCGGTGCGCCCGGAGATCAAGGTGATCGGCGTGCAGACCGACGATTCGTGCGCGATGGCGCAATCGCTGAAGGCGGGCAAGCGCGTGACGCTGAACGAAGTCGGCCTGTTTTCGGACGGTACGGCTGTCAAGCTGGTCGGCGAAGAGACGTTCCGCCTGTGCCAGGAATATCTCGACGAAGTGCTGACCGTGGACACCGACGCACTGTGCGCGGCGATCAAGGACGTCTTCCAGGACACCCGCAGCGTGCTTGAGCCGGCCGGCTCGCTGGCCGTCGCGGGCGCGAAGCAATATGCGGAGCGTGAAGGCATCGAAAATCAGACGCTGATCGCCATCACGTCCGGCGCGAACATGAACTTCGACCGCATGCGCTTCGTCGCGGAGCGCGCGGAAGTCGGCGAGGCGCGCGAGGCCGTGTTCGCGGTGACGATTCCCGAAGAGCGCGGCAGCTTCAAGCGTTTTTGCGAACTGGTCGGGACGCGCAGCGTCACCGAGTTCAACTACCGTATTGCCGATTCGGCGTCGGCCCATATTTTTGTCGGCGTGCAGATCCGCAATCGCAGCGAGTCTGCGCAGATCGCCGGCGCGTTCGAGGCGCACAACTTCGCCACCGTCGATCTGACGGGCGACGAACTGTCGAAGCAGCACATCCGCTATATGGTCGGCGGACGCTCGCCGCTCGCGCACGACGAGCGCCTGTTCCGCTTCGAGTTTCCCGAGCGGCCGGGCGCGCTGATGAAGTTCCTGTCGTCGATGGCGCCGAACTGGAACATCAGCCTCTTCCATTACCGGAACCAGGGCGCGGACTACAGTTCGATTCTCGTCGGCATTCAGGTGCCTTCGGCAGAAGATTCGGAATTCGCGCGCTTCCTTGCGACACTCGGCTATCCGTATTGGGAAGAGACGTTGAACCCGGTGTATCAACTGTTCCTTGGATAA
- a CDS encoding 5'-nucleotidase has translation MAFSLDDKLVVAISSRALFDFEEENRVYEDGNLRDYEALQRERLNVPAKPGVAFPLIRKLLALNMGAHCVEVVILSRSDPISGLRAFSSCREHGLAIERGVFTRGRAPFAYLKPLNASLFLSANQDDVRDALAAGFPAARVLPESAKMASKYPDEIRIAFDGDAVLFSDEAERVFQKDGLGAFVGHEIDNKDLPLADGPLKPLLKALHRLQTLADEAAPMHIRTALVTARSAPAHERAIRTLMAWNIEIDEAMFLGGLDKSAFLREFEPDFFFDDQIRHCESARDVTAIGHVLSGIVNAS, from the coding sequence ATGGCCTTTTCGCTCGATGACAAACTGGTAGTGGCGATCTCCTCGCGCGCGCTGTTCGATTTCGAGGAAGAGAACCGTGTGTACGAGGACGGCAATCTGCGCGACTACGAAGCGCTGCAGCGCGAGCGGCTGAACGTGCCGGCCAAGCCGGGCGTCGCGTTTCCGCTGATTCGCAAGCTGCTTGCACTCAATATGGGCGCGCACTGCGTGGAAGTGGTGATTCTGTCGCGCAGCGATCCCATTAGCGGCTTGCGCGCGTTCAGTTCGTGCCGCGAGCATGGGCTGGCGATCGAGCGCGGCGTTTTCACGCGCGGCCGCGCCCCGTTCGCGTATCTGAAGCCGCTGAATGCGTCGCTGTTTCTGTCGGCGAATCAGGACGACGTGCGCGATGCTTTGGCCGCCGGATTTCCCGCTGCACGCGTGTTGCCCGAATCGGCGAAAATGGCGAGCAAGTATCCGGACGAAATCCGCATTGCGTTCGACGGTGACGCCGTGCTGTTTTCCGACGAAGCGGAGCGCGTGTTTCAGAAGGACGGCTTGGGCGCGTTCGTCGGTCATGAGATCGACAACAAGGATTTGCCGCTTGCCGATGGACCGCTGAAGCCTTTGTTGAAAGCGCTGCATCGACTGCAGACGCTGGCTGACGAAGCCGCGCCGATGCACATTCGCACTGCGCTGGTGACGGCGCGTTCGGCGCCCGCGCACGAGCGCGCGATACGCACATTGATGGCCTGGAACATCGAAATCGACGAAGCGATGTTTCTTGGCGGGCTGGACAAGAGCGCGTTTTTGCGCGAGTTCGAGCCGGACTTTTTCTTCGACGACCAAATTCGCCACTGCGAATCGGCCCGTGACGTGACAGCGATCGGGCACGTGTTGAGTGGCATCGTGAACGCATCATGA
- a CDS encoding gamma-butyrobetaine hydroxylase-like domain-containing protein: MSGLKPDTPVPAGVVVHAVSRVLELQYADGKSYRVPFELMRVYSPSAEVRGHGPGQETLQTGKREVSITALEGVGNYALQPTFSDGHNTGIYSWDLLWDLATRQDELWADYFDKLKAAGVDRDAPMPVSGPAHGHRH, encoded by the coding sequence ATGAGTGGATTGAAACCCGACACGCCGGTGCCCGCCGGCGTCGTCGTTCATGCCGTGTCGCGTGTGCTCGAATTGCAGTACGCGGACGGCAAGAGTTACCGCGTGCCGTTCGAGCTGATGCGCGTCTATTCGCCGTCGGCGGAAGTGCGCGGCCACGGCCCGGGCCAGGAGACACTGCAGACAGGCAAGCGCGAGGTGTCGATCACGGCGCTCGAAGGCGTCGGCAACTATGCGTTGCAGCCGACTTTCTCTGACGGCCATAACACGGGCATCTATTCGTGGGACCTGCTGTGGGATCTCGCGACCCGTCAGGACGAACTCTGGGCCGATTATTTCGACAAACTTAAGGCGGCAGGCGTCGACCGGGACGCGCCGATGCCCGTATCCGGCCCTGCGCACGGCCACAGACACTGA